In a single window of the Pseudochaenichthys georgianus chromosome 16, fPseGeo1.2, whole genome shotgun sequence genome:
- the nod1 gene encoding nucleotide-binding oligomerization domain-containing protein 1 isoform X1 has protein sequence MGQREEVRPSCLSLLTYHRELLVSRLRSVPCILDNLLASGFVCEEDVEIVQRTATKTDQVRRILELVQCKGEEACEYFICIIYKVCDAYVDLQPWLKDINFNPSSEVALLDVVNTDPISRFSEKLRRGMSQDTSFIMSYGQREETRLGELYTDTLMELLNDCNESLGFLESLHTLLGDHAVFNPKGETISVVGDAGVGKSILLQKLQNLWSNKELQTDAIFFFKFRCRTFSLFKDSEQMSLRELLFKHNCCPDHDPDDEVFEFILRFPEKVLFTFDGYDEIQMSDLMNVAEVGSPDVKAHPLQLLISLLCGKLLKGSQKVLTARTGTEIQSRVIRKKVALRGFSPAHLNTYIHLHFKKQEHRELVSVQLDASPHLCGLCSTPLFCWIVFKSFRHLHTMHDSFHLPVTCITLTDIFLLLSEVFLSRSAAPAPSLLKKSTRCASETFRAGLRSLTAFAKLALQGMERGSFIWSQEQMSECGLTEEDLSLGFLRPVGEFDASGGAATFEFLHVTLQSFLAAFALVLDEQAPAGSILKFFTECSRKRNTFCVPFQVCTSGSTKSREKNPFATNEHLQFTNLFLCGLLSKAHVGLMEHLASPVLLKKRRALLKSYLSTSVKSHLQGLPHYDDEEGKKVHVLPNFLWMLRCIFETGSRDIAQTAARGIKADFIKLGYCNVFSGDCTAINFVLQHRHKVLGLDMDNNNISDYGVKQLKPSFSKMTVVRLCVNQLSDSSIEVLAEELCKHKVVEILGLYNNHITDVGAQLVAQIIQECPKLRVVKVGKNRITGVGGRYLASAIQRSSSIFDVGMWGNSIGDEGAEAFAEALRNHPSLTNLSLSANGITSRGGRSLSEALKENRVLRIFWLVQNELTDDAAPHFADLVQADTGLSHLWLISNQFSVEGIQQLAEALPHNSALKEICVKGNQLSEEEEKQFVADKRLRFH, from the exons ATGGGTCAGAGAGAAGAGGTGAGGCCGTCCTgcctctccctcctcacctaCCACAGAGAGCTGCTGGTGTCCCGGCTCCGGAGCGTCCCCTGCATCCTGGACAACCTGCTGGCCTCTGGCTTCGTCTGTGAGGAGGATGTGGAGATCGTTCAGCGAACTGCCACCAAGACAGACCAG GTGCGTAGAATCTTGGAGCTAGTCCAATGCAAAGGTGAGGAGGCCTGTGAATACTTCATTTGCATCATTTACAAAGTATGTGATGCATACGTAGACCTCCAGCCATGGCTGAAAGACATCAACTTCAACCCAAGCAGTGAAGTAGCACTGTTGGACGTGGTGAACACAGATCCCA TCAGCAGGTTCAGTGAGAAGCTGAGGCGGGGCATGAGCCAGGACACCAGCTTCATCATGTCGTACGGCCAGCGAGAGGAGACCCGTCTGGGGGAGCTGTACACTGACACGCTGATGGAGCTGCTGAACGACTGCAACGAGAGTCTGGGCTTCCTGGAGAGCCTGCACACGCTGCTGGGAGACCACGCAGTCTTCAACCCCAAGGGGGAGACCATCTCTGTGGTGGGGGATGCCGGGGTGGGGAAATCCATCCTGCTGCAGAAGCTCCAGAATCTCTGGTCCAACAAAGAGCTACAGACGGACGCCATCTTCTTCTTTAAGTTCCGCTGCAGGACGTTCAGCCTCTTCAAGGACTCGGAGCAGATGTCCCTCAGAGAGCTTCTGTTCAAACACAACTGCTGCCCCGACCACGACCCGGACGACGAGGTGTTTGAGTTCATCCTGCGCTTCCCTGAGAAGGTTCTCTTTACGTTTGACGGCTACGATGAGATTCAGATGAGTGACCTGATGAATGTTGCTGAGGTGGGCTCACCAGATGTAAAGGCCCACCCCCTCCAGCTGCTCATCAGCCTGCTCTGTGGGAAACTGCTCAAGGGTTCCCAGAAGGTTCTGACGGCCCGCACAGGCACCGAGATCCAGAGCAGGGTGATCAGGAAGAAGGTGGCTCTCCGTGGCTTCTCCCCGGCTCACCTGAACACCTACATCCACCTGCACTTCAAGAAGCAGGAGCACCGAGAGCTGGTGTCCGTGCAGCTGGATGCTAGCCCCCACCTCTGTGGCCTCTGCTCCACCCCGCTCTTCTGCTGGATCGTATTCAAGAGCTTCAGGCACCTGCACACCATGCATGATAGTTTCCACCTGCCTGTCACCTGCATCACGCTCACAGACATCTTCCTCCTGCTGTCCGAGGTGTTCCTCAGCCGCTCGGCCGCTCCCGCTCCGTCTCTGCTGAAGAAGAGCACTCGGTGTGCTTCCGAGACGTTCAGAGCCGGGCTCAGGTCCCTCACAGCGTTTGCCAAACTGGCTCTTCAGGGTATGGAGAGAGGAAGCTTCATCTGGAGCCAGGAGCAGATGAGTGAGTGTGGGCTGACGGAGGAGGACCTGTCGCTGGGCTTCCTGCGGCCTGTCGGTGAGTTCGACGCCAGCGGGGGCGCCGCTACATTTGAATTCCTCCACGTCACCCTGCAGTCTTTCCTGGCAGCGTTTGCTCTGGTGTTGGACGAGCAGGCTCCTGCCGGCTCCATCCTCAAGTTCTTCACAGAGTGCAGCAGGAAGAGGAATACATTCTGTGTTCCTTTTCAAGTCTGTACCAGTGGCTCCACAAAGTCCAGGGAAAAGAATCCATTTGCGACAAATGAACACCTTCAGTTCACGAACCTGTTCCTGTGCGGCCTGCTGTCCAAGGCTCACGTCGGCCTGATGGAGCATCTGGCTTCTCCTGTGTTATTAAAGAAAAGACGGGCCTTGCTCAAATCCTACCTTTCTACCAGTGTGAAGTCCCACCTCCAAGGATTACCCCACTATGATGATGAGGAGGGCAAGAAGGTCCATGTGCTGCCCAACTTCCTGTGGATGCTGCGCTGCATCTTTGAGACGGGGAGCAGAGACATCGCCCAGACCGCGGCCAGAGGCATCAAGGCGGACTTCATCAAGCTGGGCTACTGTAACGTGTTCTCCGGGGACTGCACCGCTATCAACTTCGTGCTGCAGCACCGTCACAAGGTCCTGGGCCTCGACATggacaacaacaacatcagTGACTATGGGGTGAAGCAGCTGAAGCCCTCCTTCAGTAAGATGACCGTCGTGAG ACTGTGTGTGAACCAGCTGTCTGACAGCAGCATCGAGGTTCTTGCAGAGGAGCTGTGTAAGCACAAAGTCGTGGAAATCTTGGG CCTTTACAACAATCACATCACAGATGTTGGAGCTCAGCTGGTGGCTCAGATCATCCAGGAATGCCCAAAGCTGCGAGTCGTCAA GGTTGGCAAAAACAGGATCACTGGTGTCGGGGGGAGATATCTGGCCAGCGCAATCCAGAGGAGCTCTTCTATATTTGATGTGGG GATGTGGGGGAACAGCATCGGGGATGAGGGAGCAGAAGCATTCGCAGAAGCCTTGAGGAACCACCCGAGCCTCACCAATCTCAG TCTCTCAGCCAATGGCATCACGTCTAGAGGTGGGAGGAGCCTGTCGGAGGCGCTGAAAGAGAACCGCGTGCTCAGGATATTCTG GTTGGTGCAGAATGAGCTCACTGATGACGCAGCGCCGCACTTTGCTGACCTGGTCCAGGCAGACACGGGCCTCAGCCACCTCTG gttAATCAGCAACCAGTTCTCTGTGGAGGGGATCCAGCAGCTGGCCGAGGCCCTCCCTCACAACTCAGCCCTCAAAGAGATCTG
- the nod1 gene encoding nucleotide-binding oligomerization domain-containing protein 1 isoform X2, which yields MVHSLAGVSRFSEKLRRGMSQDTSFIMSYGQREETRLGELYTDTLMELLNDCNESLGFLESLHTLLGDHAVFNPKGETISVVGDAGVGKSILLQKLQNLWSNKELQTDAIFFFKFRCRTFSLFKDSEQMSLRELLFKHNCCPDHDPDDEVFEFILRFPEKVLFTFDGYDEIQMSDLMNVAEVGSPDVKAHPLQLLISLLCGKLLKGSQKVLTARTGTEIQSRVIRKKVALRGFSPAHLNTYIHLHFKKQEHRELVSVQLDASPHLCGLCSTPLFCWIVFKSFRHLHTMHDSFHLPVTCITLTDIFLLLSEVFLSRSAAPAPSLLKKSTRCASETFRAGLRSLTAFAKLALQGMERGSFIWSQEQMSECGLTEEDLSLGFLRPVGEFDASGGAATFEFLHVTLQSFLAAFALVLDEQAPAGSILKFFTECSRKRNTFCVPFQVCTSGSTKSREKNPFATNEHLQFTNLFLCGLLSKAHVGLMEHLASPVLLKKRRALLKSYLSTSVKSHLQGLPHYDDEEGKKVHVLPNFLWMLRCIFETGSRDIAQTAARGIKADFIKLGYCNVFSGDCTAINFVLQHRHKVLGLDMDNNNISDYGVKQLKPSFSKMTVVRLCVNQLSDSSIEVLAEELCKHKVVEILGLYNNHITDVGAQLVAQIIQECPKLRVVKVGKNRITGVGGRYLASAIQRSSSIFDVGMWGNSIGDEGAEAFAEALRNHPSLTNLSLSANGITSRGGRSLSEALKENRVLRIFWLVQNELTDDAAPHFADLVQADTGLSHLWLISNQFSVEGIQQLAEALPHNSALKEICVKGNQLSEEEEKQFVADKRLRFH from the exons atggttcatagtttagcaggag TCAGCAGGTTCAGTGAGAAGCTGAGGCGGGGCATGAGCCAGGACACCAGCTTCATCATGTCGTACGGCCAGCGAGAGGAGACCCGTCTGGGGGAGCTGTACACTGACACGCTGATGGAGCTGCTGAACGACTGCAACGAGAGTCTGGGCTTCCTGGAGAGCCTGCACACGCTGCTGGGAGACCACGCAGTCTTCAACCCCAAGGGGGAGACCATCTCTGTGGTGGGGGATGCCGGGGTGGGGAAATCCATCCTGCTGCAGAAGCTCCAGAATCTCTGGTCCAACAAAGAGCTACAGACGGACGCCATCTTCTTCTTTAAGTTCCGCTGCAGGACGTTCAGCCTCTTCAAGGACTCGGAGCAGATGTCCCTCAGAGAGCTTCTGTTCAAACACAACTGCTGCCCCGACCACGACCCGGACGACGAGGTGTTTGAGTTCATCCTGCGCTTCCCTGAGAAGGTTCTCTTTACGTTTGACGGCTACGATGAGATTCAGATGAGTGACCTGATGAATGTTGCTGAGGTGGGCTCACCAGATGTAAAGGCCCACCCCCTCCAGCTGCTCATCAGCCTGCTCTGTGGGAAACTGCTCAAGGGTTCCCAGAAGGTTCTGACGGCCCGCACAGGCACCGAGATCCAGAGCAGGGTGATCAGGAAGAAGGTGGCTCTCCGTGGCTTCTCCCCGGCTCACCTGAACACCTACATCCACCTGCACTTCAAGAAGCAGGAGCACCGAGAGCTGGTGTCCGTGCAGCTGGATGCTAGCCCCCACCTCTGTGGCCTCTGCTCCACCCCGCTCTTCTGCTGGATCGTATTCAAGAGCTTCAGGCACCTGCACACCATGCATGATAGTTTCCACCTGCCTGTCACCTGCATCACGCTCACAGACATCTTCCTCCTGCTGTCCGAGGTGTTCCTCAGCCGCTCGGCCGCTCCCGCTCCGTCTCTGCTGAAGAAGAGCACTCGGTGTGCTTCCGAGACGTTCAGAGCCGGGCTCAGGTCCCTCACAGCGTTTGCCAAACTGGCTCTTCAGGGTATGGAGAGAGGAAGCTTCATCTGGAGCCAGGAGCAGATGAGTGAGTGTGGGCTGACGGAGGAGGACCTGTCGCTGGGCTTCCTGCGGCCTGTCGGTGAGTTCGACGCCAGCGGGGGCGCCGCTACATTTGAATTCCTCCACGTCACCCTGCAGTCTTTCCTGGCAGCGTTTGCTCTGGTGTTGGACGAGCAGGCTCCTGCCGGCTCCATCCTCAAGTTCTTCACAGAGTGCAGCAGGAAGAGGAATACATTCTGTGTTCCTTTTCAAGTCTGTACCAGTGGCTCCACAAAGTCCAGGGAAAAGAATCCATTTGCGACAAATGAACACCTTCAGTTCACGAACCTGTTCCTGTGCGGCCTGCTGTCCAAGGCTCACGTCGGCCTGATGGAGCATCTGGCTTCTCCTGTGTTATTAAAGAAAAGACGGGCCTTGCTCAAATCCTACCTTTCTACCAGTGTGAAGTCCCACCTCCAAGGATTACCCCACTATGATGATGAGGAGGGCAAGAAGGTCCATGTGCTGCCCAACTTCCTGTGGATGCTGCGCTGCATCTTTGAGACGGGGAGCAGAGACATCGCCCAGACCGCGGCCAGAGGCATCAAGGCGGACTTCATCAAGCTGGGCTACTGTAACGTGTTCTCCGGGGACTGCACCGCTATCAACTTCGTGCTGCAGCACCGTCACAAGGTCCTGGGCCTCGACATggacaacaacaacatcagTGACTATGGGGTGAAGCAGCTGAAGCCCTCCTTCAGTAAGATGACCGTCGTGAG ACTGTGTGTGAACCAGCTGTCTGACAGCAGCATCGAGGTTCTTGCAGAGGAGCTGTGTAAGCACAAAGTCGTGGAAATCTTGGG CCTTTACAACAATCACATCACAGATGTTGGAGCTCAGCTGGTGGCTCAGATCATCCAGGAATGCCCAAAGCTGCGAGTCGTCAA GGTTGGCAAAAACAGGATCACTGGTGTCGGGGGGAGATATCTGGCCAGCGCAATCCAGAGGAGCTCTTCTATATTTGATGTGGG GATGTGGGGGAACAGCATCGGGGATGAGGGAGCAGAAGCATTCGCAGAAGCCTTGAGGAACCACCCGAGCCTCACCAATCTCAG TCTCTCAGCCAATGGCATCACGTCTAGAGGTGGGAGGAGCCTGTCGGAGGCGCTGAAAGAGAACCGCGTGCTCAGGATATTCTG GTTGGTGCAGAATGAGCTCACTGATGACGCAGCGCCGCACTTTGCTGACCTGGTCCAGGCAGACACGGGCCTCAGCCACCTCTG gttAATCAGCAACCAGTTCTCTGTGGAGGGGATCCAGCAGCTGGCCGAGGCCCTCCCTCACAACTCAGCCCTCAAAGAGATCTG